AGCGAGTGTCTTACGTATATCAACGCAGCGGCGTGGTGCCATTCGAAAGCGCAAACGATTTAACCGACCTAGATTACGAGCACTACATAGAGAAACAAATCGAGCCGATTGCCGAAAGTATTTTGCCTTTTTTTAACACAACGATGGACCGTTTAACATCACAACAAATTTCTTTGTTGTGATGTTAAGCTTTTGAGATCGGCATGTGTCTTAAAGTGGAATTTGAAAAACGCGCGCGGTATTGGCTCGCGTTGCTTCAATTAATGCCCTCATGTCTATGTTCTTTAGTCGAGCCACTTCTTCGGCAACGTAAGGCAAGTATTTAGGATGATTTTTTTTGGGGCGAGGCCGAATAGTGCGTGGCAGCAAGTAGGGGGCGTCGGTTTCTAATAACAAGCGATCTAGGGGGATATGAGGAATCGCAGCTTGTAACTCAGCGCCACGGCGTTCATCGCACACCCAGCCTGTAATGCCAATGCACAAACCTAATGCCAAATACTCGTCTAATTCTGCTCGACTGCCCGTAAAACAGTGAATTACCGACTTTTGAGCCAAGTCTGGGTGCTGTTTGAGCGTTGCGATCATTTCTTGATGGGCGTCTCTTTCATGCAAATATAAGGGTAATTGACACTGCGTAGCCAGTTCGATTTGAGCGTGAAAAGCGGCTCTTTGCTCGTTTGGTGTTGAGTAGTTACGGTTAAAGTCTAAGCCCGTTTCACCCATTGCTACGGGGCGCTGGGCTTGGATAAGAGCCTCACAGAGCGCTTTGCTGTCATTTGTCCATGTTTTCGCTTGATGAGGATGACAACCTACTGTGTGCCATAGCCCTAAATGCTGCTGACTTAAAGCGTGTATTGTCTGGCTTTCTTCTAGGTCCGAAGCGATACATATCATGCCGGTAACGCCGGTTTCTTTCATCTCTGACAAGACCACGCTTAGGTCATT
The sequence above is a segment of the Marinomonas sp. IMCC 4694 genome. Coding sequences within it:
- a CDS encoding TatD family hydrolase — translated: MIDIGVNINHSFFLNDLSVVLSEMKETGVTGMICIASDLEESQTIHALSQQHLGLWHTVGCHPHQAKTWTNDSKALCEALIQAQRPVAMGETGLDFNRNYSTPNEQRAAFHAQIELATQCQLPLYLHERDAHQEMIATLKQHPDLAQKSVIHCFTGSRAELDEYLALGLCIGITGWVCDERRGAELQAAIPHIPLDRLLLETDAPYLLPRTIRPRPKKNHPKYLPYVAEEVARLKNIDMRALIEATRANTARVFQIPL